From the Chthoniobacterales bacterium genome, one window contains:
- a CDS encoding rhomboid family intramembrane serine protease, giving the protein MIAHRSPENQDPITWVGRVPVYATTIIVALYAASMVAVAVALASAGSAPLERFGFDTWAVLHKFEIWRCLTYAFVNPPDPWFIISLVMLYIFGRDLEQYLGRKGFVRLYLGFLLLGPSILLAATAATGQNFQLLQGFANFAVFLSFAALYPGAQLIFQITAKAFAWVLLAISALQLLASRQWTELTVLLATAFLAWYAIRHGAALNLNFISRLRPVSHRTSHPKLRIVKDPDPTPVDPHRIIDPLLDKISRDGLASLTRREREQLERARAVLLQKEQR; this is encoded by the coding sequence GTGATCGCGCACCGCAGCCCCGAGAACCAAGACCCGATCACTTGGGTCGGCCGCGTGCCGGTGTATGCCACCACCATCATTGTGGCACTCTACGCCGCGAGTATGGTTGCCGTGGCTGTCGCCTTGGCCTCCGCGGGAAGCGCCCCGCTGGAGCGGTTCGGCTTCGATACGTGGGCCGTCCTGCACAAGTTCGAGATATGGCGATGCCTGACCTACGCTTTCGTCAATCCCCCGGATCCGTGGTTCATCATCTCGCTCGTCATGCTCTACATCTTCGGTCGCGACTTGGAGCAATACCTCGGCAGAAAAGGTTTCGTCCGCCTCTATCTGGGCTTCCTTCTTCTCGGACCGTCCATCCTTCTCGCCGCAACGGCGGCTACCGGACAAAACTTCCAGCTTCTGCAAGGCTTCGCCAACTTTGCCGTCTTCCTCTCCTTTGCTGCTCTTTACCCGGGTGCGCAGCTGATTTTCCAGATTACCGCCAAGGCCTTCGCCTGGGTGCTGCTCGCCATTTCGGCCCTCCAACTCCTCGCATCACGGCAATGGACGGAACTGACCGTTCTTTTGGCGACGGCATTCCTTGCGTGGTATGCCATCCGCCACGGCGCGGCCCTCAATCTCAATTTCATCTCCCGCCTGCGCCCCGTCTCCCATCGCACGTCCCACCCCAAGCTCAGGATTGTAAAAGATCCTGATCCAACGCCCGTGGACCCCCATCGCATCATCGATCCTCTTTTGGACAAGATCTCGCGCGACGGACTCGCCAGCCTGACCCGGCGGGAACGTGAGCAACTGGAGCGTGCGCGTGCAGTGCTGTTGCAAAAGGAGCAGCGCTGA
- a CDS encoding DUF3431 domain-containing protein codes for MNPRFELVVARHCESLAWLRRVPREFRVTVYDKGDGRYGGIPLPNTGREAHTYLHHITERHSSLADVTVFVQGHPFDHAPDLHVRLRALANGTETVGDFRWLGFLADTDDPRGRRLFVPWSKNPERCELELDRFHRELFREAGPDYYRFFAGAQFAATREAIRRRDALFYARARDLAVSFPHAAHCYERCWDRVFGADGTAGLLPDGRMTAYFKPVKRLVATKDPLVPPAGPR; via the coding sequence ATGAATCCGCGATTCGAACTTGTCGTTGCGCGACACTGCGAGAGTCTTGCTTGGCTGCGGCGGGTGCCGCGGGAGTTCCGTGTGACGGTCTACGACAAAGGCGACGGTCGATACGGGGGAATCCCCCTGCCGAACACAGGCCGCGAGGCCCACACTTACCTCCACCACATCACGGAGCGGCACAGCTCGCTCGCAGATGTGACCGTCTTTGTGCAGGGGCATCCCTTCGACCACGCGCCGGACCTCCATGTCCGCCTGCGTGCGCTGGCCAATGGAACCGAAACGGTCGGCGACTTCCGGTGGCTCGGCTTTCTGGCCGACACGGACGATCCGCGCGGACGCCGCCTCTTTGTGCCTTGGAGCAAGAATCCGGAACGATGCGAACTCGAACTCGACCGCTTTCATCGCGAACTGTTTCGAGAGGCGGGTCCGGACTATTACCGTTTTTTTGCGGGCGCGCAATTTGCCGCCACCCGCGAAGCCATCCGCCGCCGCGATGCGCTGTTTTACGCTCGCGCGCGGGACTTGGCCGTCTCGTTCCCCCACGCGGCGCACTGCTATGAGCGCTGCTGGGACCGGGTGTTCGGGGCCGACGGCACCGCGGGGCTGTTGCCCGACGGCCGGATGACTGCCTATTTCAAACCTGTAAAGCGACTGGTCGCCACCAAAGACCCGCTTGTTCCCCCGGCCGGGCCGCGCTAA
- a CDS encoding class I SAM-dependent rRNA methyltransferase, with protein sequence MQTRGWRGKSSRASSAVMQWIEQETWQQLAGEETDAHRVATGGKGWLDRYGDWLLWSGAAPPDAAFLRTEMIARYGFAARGYLVRGLARSAKDQKPAQLAAGEPPGVIVVREAGLSYSVHPEGGYSSGLFLDQRLNRRWVGSVRPSRMLNLFAYTCSFTVCAAAAGGVTCSVDASKHALAAGRANLVLNGIDPSEGHRFLADDVTKVVPRLARRGEKFDLIILDPPTFGRAGGRVFRIEKDLPLLVRECFGLLDAGGWLLVSSNFSQWSPADLRDLCGSSLAGTRFTITPGETPREIPCGAISWRLQRA encoded by the coding sequence ATGCAAACACGGGGTTGGCGGGGCAAATCATCTCGGGCATCTTCTGCGGTCATGCAGTGGATCGAGCAGGAGACGTGGCAGCAGCTCGCCGGTGAAGAAACGGACGCGCATCGGGTGGCCACGGGCGGGAAAGGGTGGTTGGACCGTTACGGTGACTGGCTGCTGTGGAGCGGGGCTGCCCCGCCCGATGCCGCCTTTCTGCGCACGGAAATGATCGCCAGATACGGCTTTGCCGCGAGGGGATATCTCGTCCGCGGGCTTGCGCGGAGTGCGAAGGACCAAAAGCCCGCGCAGTTGGCTGCCGGCGAACCTCCGGGTGTCATTGTTGTCCGCGAAGCAGGACTGTCATACTCCGTGCATCCGGAGGGCGGGTATTCCTCCGGCCTGTTTCTCGACCAAAGGCTCAACAGGCGATGGGTTGGAAGTGTCCGGCCGTCGCGCATGCTCAATCTTTTTGCTTACACCTGCAGCTTCACGGTCTGCGCGGCTGCGGCCGGGGGTGTCACTTGCAGCGTCGATGCGTCGAAGCACGCGCTGGCGGCGGGACGTGCCAACCTCGTTCTCAACGGCATTGATCCTTCCGAAGGCCACCGCTTTCTTGCGGATGATGTCACGAAAGTCGTGCCGCGTTTGGCAAGACGCGGGGAAAAGTTCGACCTCATTATTCTGGATCCGCCGACTTTCGGGCGGGCAGGCGGGCGCGTGTTCCGCATTGAAAAGGACCTGCCGTTGCTGGTGCGGGAATGCTTCGGGTTGCTCGATGCCGGCGGGTGGTTGCTTGTCTCGTCCAATTTCTCGCAGTGGTCGCCTGCGGATTTGCGCGATCTTTGCGGGAGTTCCCTTGCCGGCACGCGCTTCACGATCACGCCCGGCGAGACACCTCGCGAGATTCCTTGCGGTGCCATTTCATGGCGTTTGCAGAGGGCGTGA